TTCAATGCTTTATTATTTTACACTTTAGCTATTGTACCTAGCTTCGAAATAAATGAATTTGATTGGGAAGAATTTGTTACAGGCAAAGGTATTTGGCTTTTAATAACTCCACTATTATTATTTATAATAAATGGCTTGATTAGTAGTAATCAGAAAGCTATAATTACATTTTGGAGAATTAAAAATCCTTTACCTGCCTGTAGAGCATTTTCTCATTATTCCAAAAAAGATGATAGGATTGACCTAAATAACCTCGAATTAAATTATAGTCCTCTTCCTCAACTTGCAAAAGAACAAAACTCATTATGGTATAAAATTTATAAAACCTATCAAGAAGAACCTTTAGTAAAAAAGAGTCATAAAGACTTCTTACTTGGTAGAGATATGTGTTCAATCGCTTTATTGTTTTTAATTTTTGGAGGTATAATTGGATTATTTATGATGCCAAGTAATACCAAATGGTGGTATTTGTTTTTTACTATTTTTCAATTTTTCATTTTGGCTATTGTGACTCAGAACCATGGAAAAAGATTCGTTTGTAACGTTCTTGCTCTTGAAACATCTAATAAAGTATGATAGATATAAGTATAGATATGCTTTCTTTAGGGAATGCAGATTCAATAATTGTTTGGCTCAAAGACCATAATAATAACAATTTTGTAATTCTCATTGATGGTGGAAATAAAAGCGATGGTGATAAGGTAATTGACCATATGGACAAATACATTTTGAAAGATGCAGGTAAGTTTGCGCCAGATTTAGTTATTTGCACTCATCACGATAAAGACCATATTGGAGGACTTATTAAAGTTGTTGAACATTATGGTAATAAGATAAAGCAAGTATGGATAAATAATCCAGCGGAACATGTTAGTTCAGCAACCTATCAAACTCTTAAAAAACATTTTCAATTAAAATCTGCAAATAAACAGTATCAAGTAATACTTGAATCCTTAACTAATGTAGATGATTTTATCAATTTAGTTGATTCCAAGGGTATTACTAGAGAAAATGCTCTTTATGGTCAATCGCTTTTCAACGGTGTAATAAAAATATTAGGACCTTCGAAAGAATTTTATGACTCGCTACTTCCTGGTATGGGAAATATAGAGAATTACGTTTCATCTGAAGCGTCTTATGCATTCAACTCAATTTTTGGAACAGCGATAGTTAACGAAACTTTAGAAAAAAATTCGCCATGTCCAATAGTTGATGAGGAAAATTCCACTTCGGCTACAAATAATTCAAGTGTTATACTTGAAATAATCGCAAAAGAAAATAGTCGATATTTATTTACTGGAGATGCAGGAGTACAAGCATTTGAAGATGTTGAAAATAGATTTAATCTGGAAAATATTCATTGGTTAGATGTTCCTCACCATGGTTCTAGAAGAAATCTATCCTCGAGACTTATTGAAACTATGTCACCTAATGTATGTTATGTTTCAGCCAAAGGAGGACATAAACATCCGAGAAGAGCTTTAGTCAATTGTCTAAAAAAGCATGGAGCAAAGGTATATAGTACTCATAAAGGAGGAGACAAATGGCATCACAGAGGGAATTTTCCAGATAGAGAAAACTATTCGTCAGCACCTGAAATATAGAATAAACACGAACGCACAAAAACGTATATAAAAAATAGCGGTTTAATCGCTTAATCATTACAAAATGAACAAATTAAAGGTTAGTTATAATCCGAAAAGTTAGTACTTAAAATCCGCTACTTTTCATATACAAGACCGTAGACGCTAACTGAAAAAAACCAATCTGAAATAAATGATATTTAAAGGAATTAATGACCAAACTGTTGAATTTAGCATAACTAACTACCAGTTTCCTGAAATAAGTGATTGCGAATATGACTCAAATTGGTTGTTGGTTTATTTAAAAGTAAAAAGTGATTATGGAAATTGGGAAACGATTGATCCTTCACTTTTGGTAAAAGATTTAAAAGAAATAATCGAATGGTTTGAAAAACTTTCAAATGACATTGAAACGGATTCTGATTCGCTTGTGTTTATGGAACCGAATTTGAAATTTGAATTAATAAAAAATCAATCAGATTTAAAAACTGTCCGACTAATATTTGACTTGGAATCTCGACCGCAAAATGCAAATGATAATAAAGAATATTATGTTGACTGCGAAATGGACAATGCGGAATTAAAAAAAGTTGCGAAGGAATTGACGAAAGAATTAGAATCGTTTCCCGAAAGAATAATCGGATGAAAAAAGCCAGCAAACAACAAAGTCTGAACGTAATGCAGAGTTTAGAGCTTAATCGAAAAGTCTGTATATATTTATAAAGTCGCTACCCCGATAGCTGTCGGGAATAGATTTAGCTTTGGATAAGAAAAAATAAAACTAAACAATAAGCTTTAGCTGCGTGCTAAGAAGGTAACATAAGGTTTCCTTGCCCATGTACTAAACTTCACCAAACGGATGGCTACAAGCTAAAAACCTAACAAGATTTAGAATTCAGGCAACCATTTAATTAGATTTTGCGTCTTTATATATACAAAGGCACTTGAAATCTAAAACTTTAAAGGACATGTTAGAAAACCCAAAGGTGAATATCAAAATTAAACTTGCTGCTTTATGGGCTTCAGCAACTTTCTGTTATTTATATGGAGATTATTTTGAACTCTACACACCAGGAAAAATAAACAGTTTACTTACCGGAGAAAATATTCTAGATAGTCCCACTAAATTATTATTAGCCTCAATGATTTTGGCAACTTCATCAGTAATGGTTGCACTTTCAATTCTCCTAAAACCGAAAATAAATCGTATTCTAAATATTGTATTTGGAATATTGTTTACAACAATGATGCTATTTATTGGCTTCAATTCAAATACCGAGTGGTATAGTTTCTATGTGTTCTTGGCATTTTTAGAAAGTATCATTACCGCATTAATTGTTTGGTATGCTTGGAAGTGGCCTAAAGAAAAACAAATACTTTAAAAAAAAGCCAGTTACCTTCAACGTAAATAATTTATTGCTGGTTCTAGTCTACTTACCAAAATTCATACAGATTGCCTATTCAGTTTTTATTTTCTAATTTAGGTACTTAACCACGCAGCAAACCATAGCCAAACACGTTGAGCGTCATTTGAGGAACCTATGAAAAAAGCAAATTTTAATCTAGCATTTCTGATTTTAATTATAATTCTATTTTCATTATTTGTGTATAGCGGAATAGAAATCTCTGAGGGCAAATCAGAAAACATAGAATGGAAAACTGGACGTTTTATAATAACCGATTTGACTAAAGTAATCGGGATTTTATTAGTTCTGACCTTGCCAACTTATGTTTACTTAAAGAAAAAATATTACTCTACTAGCCAAAAGATATAAGTTGTGACATTGTAGTTTATAATTCTGGACAAAATATCTAAACTACATCTAAAAATGTTAGATTACTCCACTGAGATATTGAATTTGATTGAATCTGAACTGCAAGAGAAAGAATAAAGGAAGTACAAGAACGTATATAGCTAGTTCTCGTATACTTCTGAAAATCATCTAGTATTTTCTATTTAATTTTTGTTTGTCTAATTACGTACTAATCCACAAAACATACCATACCCGGTTCCATTGTATGCACCGCTATAAAGTCAAAAACAGTAAATTGATTTAAACAATCAGTAATCTGCTTAATTCCTTTCAATAAAATGCCTGCAATTTTGTGGTATAAAATCACAAACAGTTGAAATGGCAAATTCAAAGTTAATTTCTTTCGAACTTTCACACTTCTATCCAAATATAGAACTTCAAAAATTCTGGGAGTTCTTTGTTGACCATAGATGGTATTCTCAATCTGATATTATGGCAGGAGAAGTTGTTGTTGTTAAAGAAGGTAAAGACCATCCACAGGGATTGGGAGCCGTTAGAAAAATTTTGATTGGAAATATAAATCTTACCGAAGATATTGTTGGTTTTGACCCACCAAATTATTTCAGTTATGCCGTACATGAAGGCGGTATGCCCGTAAACAGATACCGAGGAGAATTTTTCTACGAATCCAAAAATGGCGGTATGTTATGGAAATACAAAGGAAGCTTTGAGCCAAAATATTTTGGTACAGGTTGGTTTTTTAAATGGTTTCTAAAATCCAGGATGAAATCACAACTTCCTGTATGGGAGAAAGGATATAATGCATATCACAATGTAAATAGCCAACCATGAAATTAATAAGCGCAAAGACGCGAATTTTACTCAAACTTTTTCTTCCTCAGCGAAAAAAAGCCAATCCTAAATATGCAATTCCCGAGTCAGATAAAAATCTGTCCGGGAAAACCATTGTCCTCACAGGTGGAACAGACGGCATAGGAAGGGTAGCCATTGAAATGCTTTATAAAATGAATGCTAACCTTGTATTGTTAGCTAGGAATCGCAAGAAAGTCCAAAAACAAATTGAAGAATTGAAGTTGCCAAAAAGGCAAAATACAATAGATTTTGAAGTTTGTGATTTGGCATCTATGAGCAGTGTAAAAGATTGTGCCCATCGTATTTTAAAGAAATACGGCAACATAGATGTTCTGGTAAATTGTGCAGGGATCAATTCTACCGATAAATCAGTTAGTAAAGATGGTTTTGAATTGAATTGGGCTATCAATTATTTAGCGCCATACCTTTTGAGCAATCTGCTTTTAGAAAGGCTGAAAGAATCGGCACCTGCCCGAATAGTGAATGTAACTACCAACACCGATTTTTTGGAAAAAATCAACTTCGATGACATTGAAAAACAATCTGATTTTGATACGGACGATAACTATTCCGCATCTAAATTATCATTGAATATGTTCTCCATTGATCTAGCTGAAAGACTTAAAAATACTGCTGTCACGGTAAATTATCTTTATCCAGGCTACATTAAATCGAACTTATTGCGACACCTGAAAGGAGGAGCGAAACTAATGCAATTTATGATGAATATTATGGCATCACCAACCGAAGTGGGAGCAGACAGAATCGTAAGACTAGCCATATCTTCTGAATATAAAGATGTTACAGGAGTATATGTAACAGAAGACCAAATTACGCCACCACATAGCGAAGCTCAAATAAAATCAAAAAGAGAAAAGCTTGAACAAATTACTGTAAAGGCATTAAAACAATGGTTATAAAATTACAATTGAACAATTTTTAATATAAAAATCTAACTAAATGGAAAATCTAAAAAACACTGAAGCTAATAGAGTGTTAGCACAGAAAGTCATAGCAGCAATTAGTAATGACAATTGGGAATACGTGAATGAAGTTTTTGCAGAAGATGCTGTGGTCTGGGTAGCTGGTAGTATGCCCATTTCAGGTACACATACCAAAGATTTTGTAATCGTAGCTGGTAAAAGAACAAGAGAAGGTTTTCCTAAAGGTCTAATTCTTACTGCAAAAGCCATGACCGTAGAAGGTAATCGGGTTGCCATTGAAGCTGAATCTCTTGGAAAACATATTAGTGGTAAAACGTACAACAACCATTTTCATATTCTAATGGAAATTAAAGACGGAAAGGTTTGTACATGGAAGGAATATATGGATACCATGCACGCAAATGATGTGTTTTTCGGATAATTGATTCAAAGAAATCTGATGTGTAAATCATTATATTAACAAGATGAAAGAATTTAGGGAAATAAAATCAATTAGTCAGATGCATCACCTTTTAGGATTGAACAAGCCTATGCATCCGGCAATTTCATTAGTAAATATGAAGGATGTAAAACTCTCTAAAGAGCTGTTCAATCAAAAATACATCTGGGATTTTTATATGATTTCTTTAAAATTCGAGAATTGTGAACTTCAGTATGGCAGACAATACTACGATTTTGAAGAAGGAACGTTGGTCTTTAGTTCTCCCGGACAAGTATTCGAAGCAAAAAAACAACCCGAAACATTAAATGAAAACGGTTGGGCATTATACTTTCATTCAGATTTAATTCAAAAATCTGATTTAGGCAAGAACATAAAATCTTATGGATTCTTTTCTTATAAGTCCAATGAAGCCTTACATCTATCGGAAAAGGAAAAGGAAAAAATCTCACGATGCATAGATGCAATAGAAGACGAATGTCAGCAAAATATAGACAAGCATAGTCAAACCGTAATTGTTTCAAATTTGGAATTATTACTTAACTATTGCAATAGATTTTATGACCGGCAATTTTATACCCGTAGTACACACCAACAAGATGTCGTAGAAAAAATCGAAGAATTATTGGTCAATTTCTTTAATACGGACAATTCCATACAACAAGGGATTCCAACTGTAAAATTTTGTGCAGACCAAGTGAATCTTTCACCAAACTATTTGAGTGATTTACTGAAAAAAGAGACAGGAAAGAATACGCAAGAGCATATCCATTTTCACCTTATTGAAAAAGCTAAAAATCTATTATTATCATCAAATGCATCCGTAAGTGGTATTGCTTACGATTTAGGTTTTGAGTATCCACAGTCTTTTGGAACCCTTTTTAAAAAGAAAGTTGGTATGTCACCAAATAAATACAGACAATTAAATTAATTCTAAAGCAAAAAAACAATGGTAAAATATTTAACCTTCGCAAAGCGAAAAGACGGAATGTCGCACGAAGATTTTGCAAACTACTATGCAAATCAACATACACCTCTATGTGTTGAACTTCTTCCTATTTTAAAAAAATGTACAATAAGAAGAAATTTTCTTCTGGGTAACCAGATAATTTATCCTCAAGGCTTTTCAGGTGAATTAGAATATGACGTGGTAACAGAATCTATTTGGTCTAACCCAGAAGCATTCAATCAATTTCTAGAAGACATTAATAACACGGAAATTCAGGCAAAGATCAATGAAGACGAAAAGAACCTTTTTAAACCAGGCTCTATTAGGGTAGTTATGGTCGAAGTTTCCGAACATAAAAACGAATAGATCATGAAAGTAATGATAACAGGGTCTACGGGAATGGTAGGTAAAGGGGTTTTGTTAGAATGTTTGGATGATAAAAACATTAAAGAAATTCTTTTGATCAATAGAAGCTCCATAACTATAGATCATCCTAAAATCAAAGAAGTGTTACATGACAATTTTACGGATTTTAGCCCTATTCAAAGTGAGTTTGAAAATCTCGGTGCCTGTTTTCATTGTATGGGCGTTTCATCTGCAGGATTAAGTGATGAAGCCTATTATAAATTGACTTATACCATTACCGAAGAATTGGTGAATACCACCTATAATGCTAGCCCTAACATACTATTTACCTATGTCTCAGGACAAGGCACTGATAGCAGTGAAAAAAGTACCACCATGTGGGCAAGAGTAAAAGGCAAAACCGAAAACATGATTTTCAACAAAGGTTTTAAAGATGCCTATGCTTTTAGACCCGGAATGATATTACCGGAACGCGGAGTAAAATCAAAGACCAAAATATATAACCTCATGTATGTGATCACTAGACCTATTTTTCCATTGTTCAGGAAAATGAAATCTGTTACCACGACCACAAGAATAGGTAAGGCCATGATCAATCTAATAGATCACCCGCAAGAGTTAAAATTATTGGAAGGCAATGATATCAATACCATTGCAAAAATATAGGGAGTACCTTATTATACACTTGCTTTAAACCTATACCGGAATTAAAAAACAGCTATTGTAAGTAAGACGATCATGAAATTACCATAATTTCTTACTTATTAGTATCTTACCTTTCTATGCCCGATAAAATACATCTTGAAAATATCTTGTTTTTAGATATTGAGACCGTGCCAGAAAAAAGTGCTTTTGACCAGTTGGATGATACCACCAAAGAACTGTGGGCTCATAAATCTCAATACCAACGAAAAGACGAAATTACGGCAGAGGATTTTTATGAACGTGCCGGTATTTGGGCGGAGTTTGGTAAAATCATTTGTATTTCGGTAGGTTATTTTATTATTCAAGGTGACCGAAGAAGTTTTAGGATCACCACATTTTACGGTGAAGAAAACAAGCTTCTACAGGATTTTAAAGACCTATTGGACGAGCATTTTAACCATGCCAAGCATGTGCTTTGCGCCCATAACGGTAAAGAGTTCGATTTCCCCTATATTGCCCGTAGAATGATTATTCACGGCATATCATTGCCCCAGAAACTAGACTTGTTCGGCAAAAAACCCTGGGAAGTACCACACATAGATACCATGGAGCTTTGGAAGTTTGGTGATTACAAGCATTATACCTCCTTAAAATTAATGGCACATGTGCTGGGCATTCCATCACCCAAAGAGGATATTGATGGCAGTATGGTACGCGTGGTCTATTATGAACAGAACGATTTAAACCGCATTATCACCTATTGCGAATTAGATGTGCTTACTACTGCCCAGGTCTATTTACGACTAAGAAACCAACCGGTATTAAAAGATGATGAAGTAAAGAAAGTAGCCAAATAATAGATTTGAGTTAAAAAAAGCATCTAACGATATAAATACATGACTAATGATGTAATTTTGTTTGTACCATCATTGTTTTAAAAGCGACTTATTTATGAAAAAGTGCATCCTATTATTCTCGATAATTGTCTTAGTAGCAAGCTGTGTGCAAGAAAAGGAAATAAGCTCTATAAATCCTGAAAACTGGACCAAGAGAAAAGCGACTATAAAAACGGTGGATTCTTTAGAACATGGTAAATCTTACTTATCTATCTATTCCCAAATATATAGCAGCTCTGAACATAAGACCCATAATTTAACGGCTATGGTAAGTTTACGCAATACCAGTGATGTAGACACCATATACTTGACCAAAGCCGAGTATTTTGATACCCATGGCGTATCATTACGCAACTACTTTAATCACCCAATATATTTGGCACCTCTTGAAACCGTAGAAATCATTATTGATGAAATGGATGTTGAAGGCGGTACAGGTTCTAATTTTATTTTTGAATGGCATGCACCCAAAAATTCCCCAGAACCATTATTTGAAGGCGTAATGAATTCCACTGTTGGGCAACAAGGACTTTCGTTTACCACACAATCCAGAAGAATTAACTAAAGCTATTTAGTACTTATAGAACTTAGTACTCTTATTAACATCAAAATCTTGAATCTGTAAAACGTAAAGACCAGAAGGTAGGTCTGAAACATTGATTCTTGAGTTTGTGGCCGCATCCATTTTTAATTCCACACCGCTAGTGCTCATTATTCTATAAACCGCCGTATCCGATGTTTTTACGTTCAACTGAATTTCATCTACCGCAGGGTTAGGGTAAACATTAAAAGGAATTTGAGAATCGGCACTTAAAGCGCTTAACGTTTCCAATTGGGTCTCCTCACCCATAAAAGTAAACGTAGCTACATCACTATATTCAGAAGCAATGTTCTGTGAGCAGAATGTTCTTAATCTAAAAGAGTAGGTTTGATCTAATGACAATCCCTTCCAAATAAAGCTATTGACAGAAATATACTTGGTAGTCCATTCTTCCTGATATATTTCTTTGTACTGAATTTCATATAAGGCATCATCACTATCATTCCAATTTAATGTTACTTGAGCTGCTTCTGCTTGTTCTAAAGCAACTTCAGGGGCATCAATAGAACAAGAAGTCATTAAAACGCCAGATACTATCAAGGAAAAATCTTGAGCATCGTTAACAAGTTCTCCTTTATGGGTAACCGTAATGGTATACGTACCACTTGCATTGGGGATTTCAATTCTTTCAAAAGGATCTACTTTATTATCCCCTTTGGTAGCTGCACTATTGGCTTGAGCCGGGTTCAATTTCCAAGGTAAAAAGGTTTGTCCGTTTTTTGTAACTCTTATATCAAGATCGTTTACCAAGGCAGCCGTTGTGCTGTTCAGCTCACCCGTATTTACAACGCTAGATTGTACATCTGTCCAAGAAATAGAAGCGATCAATGTGTCATCACCATTGGCAGTAACCTCAAATGAAAAAGAATCGCCGTTTTGTAAAGACTCTTCTGCCACGTAGCTTGTAAAATCTTTATTGTTCAATAACTCGGCAGCACTTTTAGCATTCATGATACCCCATCCCATTTTGTAATCAGGACCTTCAGCATCTATATCATCTGCAGTATGCAAAGCCAAACCCTTTAATGTAGCGGCTTTCATGTACGCACCGTAAAGCTCTTCATGATATTGTTGCAACAATAATAACGAGCCCGTAACCCCAGGTGTAGCCATTGACGTACCCGAAGATGTTTCATAACTAGTATTGCTGGCAGCATCTGTAGACAACACAGCACCACCGTTACCTGCCAAATCTGGCTTAATTCTACCATCATCAACAGGACCAAAGCTACTGTATGCGGAAACATCGGCACTTTTAAGGTTTCCGTTGTTATCTATTTTAGAATTGGCACCAGCAACCGTAATATTGTTCTTAGAAATTGTAAAACCCAATAACACATCAAATCCGTCTGCAGTTTTACCGTATGTAGGTGTGTCATTATCCATGCTTTTTTGAGCATTTCCAGCTGCGGTAACCATTAAATAATAAGGAGCGTTGTACATAATTTTATCCCAGTCCTGAGCAACTTTGGTATAGGCACCAAAATACCAATCTGGTACACGATCAGCCTTAATCCCGTAAGAATGGTTAGAAAGCAAAAGACCATTGGCAGCTGCTTCTGCTACCTCTATTTTATCTCTTGTCCAATCGTGAGAAATAACATTGGCCTTATTGGCAACACCTCTAGCATCTTTTTTAAGACCTGTAGAGATAATACTGCCCGTAACATGGGTGGCATGGGTATCTACTTCAGAATTCTCATCTCCGATCGCAATTCTAGAAGTATACTCTACATGATGTTGTAATGCAATACCGGCATCCCAAACCCCAACCTTCATACCATCACCGTTTAAATCCAAACCCATTACACCATCTGTATTTAAAGTACTTGCTCTTGACACCAAACCTGCTTCATCTGAATATGTTTCATAGTATAGCGGACTACCATCAGCACCTATACCCTGTAATTCAATTTTTTTACCATTGGCCAACGTTTCTTTAATTTTCCAATTGTTCAGTTTGGCCACCTCTTTTAATTTTGTTCTTTCAAGAGCGTATTCAGAAATTAAGTTAGACCTGAAACTTGCCAAAGCCGTTTTCTTATTGTTTTCCGAAATTTGCAAACGTTGTTGAGAGGTTTGTGCCATGGCCATTTGGCCCATAGTGAACACAAATAATAGTAGCAAAAGTATACTACTAGCACGGTAGGTAGATTTGTAGGTAGTCATCGTTAGGTTATTATTGTAAGATTTGGACTACAAATATAATAACCATGGGCAGTGTTCGGTGAATGAACACTTTTATTCGATGAATTACCTAAACATTACAGCGAACCTGTTGTGAAAACGCTATTTTTTGATGTGTAAGATTTTTCTTTCTAATTATTTCCCTGCTAAGAGTTGAAAGTAAACATAGCATAGACCGGAAAGTGATCGCTATAACCCCCTAGATATTTGTCAGAAACGAACGTTCTATACGGAGTACCTTTATATTTTCCCTTCTTTTCCCGAAGCGATTTATGGTCAAAAATATCCGCCTTATCAAAACTATGGGTGTTCTTTTCATAATTGAAAAATGAATTGGAGACCAAAATTTGATCGAACATATTCCACTTGCTTCCATACACGGAAGACCCTCGGCTATTTGGAATATGCAAAGTTTCCATAGGGTTAAATAGTCCGGCTTCATCTTTTAAGGTTTGCATACTTAAAGAAGATGGATCATCATTAAAATCGCCCATGACAATAATATTGGGGTCCAATTCTTCCATTTTAATAGCTTCAATACGCTGAATTATTTCCTTTGCCGCAATTACGCGTTTATATTCCGTCTCAACACCGCCATCTCTTCTAGACGGCCAATGATTTACAAATACATGCACCAACTCTTTATTCAACTCTCCCTTTACATATAGTATATCCCTAGTGGTATCCCTTACGCCCCCAACATTATCTACCAACAAAGCCAATGGTTCTGCATGCAACACTTTAAAAAAGCGTTTACGGTAAATTAGTCCAGTATCTATACCACGTTCATCGGGAGAATCAAAATGTATAAAACCATAGTCCACATCATCTAAAGGATCGGTATCTAACAATGCCTTGAGCACACTATTGTTCTCTGCTTCTGCCACACCTATTAAGGCA
The sequence above is a segment of the Maribacter dokdonensis DSW-8 genome. Coding sequences within it:
- a CDS encoding S8 family serine peptidase; its protein translation is MTTYKSTYRASSILLLLLFVFTMGQMAMAQTSQQRLQISENNKKTALASFRSNLISEYALERTKLKEVAKLNNWKIKETLANGKKIELQGIGADGSPLYYETYSDEAGLVSRASTLNTDGVMGLDLNGDGMKVGVWDAGIALQHHVEYTSRIAIGDENSEVDTHATHVTGSIISTGLKKDARGVANKANVISHDWTRDKIEVAEAAANGLLLSNHSYGIKADRVPDWYFGAYTKVAQDWDKIMYNAPYYLMVTAAGNAQKSMDNDTPTYGKTADGFDVLLGFTISKNNITVAGANSKIDNNGNLKSADVSAYSSFGPVDDGRIKPDLAGNGGAVLSTDAASNTSYETSSGTSMATPGVTGSLLLLQQYHEELYGAYMKAATLKGLALHTADDIDAEGPDYKMGWGIMNAKSAAELLNNKDFTSYVAEESLQNGDSFSFEVTANGDDTLIASISWTDVQSSVVNTGELNSTTAALVNDLDIRVTKNGQTFLPWKLNPAQANSAATKGDNKVDPFERIEIPNASGTYTITVTHKGELVNDAQDFSLIVSGVLMTSCSIDAPEVALEQAEAAQVTLNWNDSDDALYEIQYKEIYQEEWTTKYISVNSFIWKGLSLDQTYSFRLRTFCSQNIASEYSDVATFTFMGEETQLETLSALSADSQIPFNVYPNPAVDEIQLNVKTSDTAVYRIMSTSGVELKMDAATNSRINVSDLPSGLYVLQIQDFDVNKSTKFYKY
- a CDS encoding SRPBCC family protein → MANSKLISFELSHFYPNIELQKFWEFFVDHRWYSQSDIMAGEVVVVKEGKDHPQGLGAVRKILIGNINLTEDIVGFDPPNYFSYAVHEGGMPVNRYRGEFFYESKNGGMLWKYKGSFEPKYFGTGWFFKWFLKSRMKSQLPVWEKGYNAYHNVNSQP
- a CDS encoding nuclear transport factor 2 family protein, which produces MENLKNTEANRVLAQKVIAAISNDNWEYVNEVFAEDAVVWVAGSMPISGTHTKDFVIVAGKRTREGFPKGLILTAKAMTVEGNRVAIEAESLGKHISGKTYNNHFHILMEIKDGKVCTWKEYMDTMHANDVFFG
- a CDS encoding helix-turn-helix domain-containing protein, with protein sequence MHHLLGLNKPMHPAISLVNMKDVKLSKELFNQKYIWDFYMISLKFENCELQYGRQYYDFEEGTLVFSSPGQVFEAKKQPETLNENGWALYFHSDLIQKSDLGKNIKSYGFFSYKSNEALHLSEKEKEKISRCIDAIEDECQQNIDKHSQTVIVSNLELLLNYCNRFYDRQFYTRSTHQQDVVEKIEELLVNFFNTDNSIQQGIPTVKFCADQVNLSPNYLSDLLKKETGKNTQEHIHFHLIEKAKNLLLSSNASVSGIAYDLGFEYPQSFGTLFKKKVGMSPNKYRQLN
- a CDS encoding EthD domain-containing protein, translating into MVKYLTFAKRKDGMSHEDFANYYANQHTPLCVELLPILKKCTIRRNFLLGNQIIYPQGFSGELEYDVVTESIWSNPEAFNQFLEDINNTEIQAKINEDEKNLFKPGSIRVVMVEVSEHKNE
- a CDS encoding ComEC/Rec2 family competence protein encodes the protein MIDISIDMLSLGNADSIIVWLKDHNNNNFVILIDGGNKSDGDKVIDHMDKYILKDAGKFAPDLVICTHHDKDHIGGLIKVVEHYGNKIKQVWINNPAEHVSSATYQTLKKHFQLKSANKQYQVILESLTNVDDFINLVDSKGITRENALYGQSLFNGVIKILGPSKEFYDSLLPGMGNIENYVSSEASYAFNSIFGTAIVNETLEKNSPCPIVDEENSTSATNNSSVILEIIAKENSRYLFTGDAGVQAFEDVENRFNLENIHWLDVPHHGSRRNLSSRLIETMSPNVCYVSAKGGHKHPRRALVNCLKKHGAKVYSTHKGGDKWHHRGNFPDRENYSSAPEI
- a CDS encoding DUF3124 domain-containing protein, encoding MKKCILLFSIIVLVASCVQEKEISSINPENWTKRKATIKTVDSLEHGKSYLSIYSQIYSSSEHKTHNLTAMVSLRNTSDVDTIYLTKAEYFDTHGVSLRNYFNHPIYLAPLETVEIIIDEMDVEGGTGSNFIFEWHAPKNSPEPLFEGVMNSTVGQQGLSFTTQSRRIN
- a CDS encoding SDR family NAD(P)-dependent oxidoreductase; protein product: MKLISAKTRILLKLFLPQRKKANPKYAIPESDKNLSGKTIVLTGGTDGIGRVAIEMLYKMNANLVLLARNRKKVQKQIEELKLPKRQNTIDFEVCDLASMSSVKDCAHRILKKYGNIDVLVNCAGINSTDKSVSKDGFELNWAINYLAPYLLSNLLLERLKESAPARIVNVTTNTDFLEKINFDDIEKQSDFDTDDNYSASKLSLNMFSIDLAERLKNTAVTVNYLYPGYIKSNLLRHLKGGAKLMQFMMNIMASPTEVGADRIVRLAISSEYKDVTGVYVTEDQITPPHSEAQIKSKREKLEQITVKALKQWL
- a CDS encoding WapI family immunity protein, which translates into the protein MIFKGINDQTVEFSITNYQFPEISDCEYDSNWLLVYLKVKSDYGNWETIDPSLLVKDLKEIIEWFEKLSNDIETDSDSLVFMEPNLKFELIKNQSDLKTVRLIFDLESRPQNANDNKEYYVDCEMDNAELKKVAKELTKELESFPERIIG
- a CDS encoding Rossmann-fold NAD(P)-binding domain-containing protein → MKVMITGSTGMVGKGVLLECLDDKNIKEILLINRSSITIDHPKIKEVLHDNFTDFSPIQSEFENLGACFHCMGVSSAGLSDEAYYKLTYTITEELVNTTYNASPNILFTYVSGQGTDSSEKSTTMWARVKGKTENMIFNKGFKDAYAFRPGMILPERGVKSKTKIYNLMYVITRPIFPLFRKMKSVTTTTRIGKAMINLIDHPQELKLLEGNDINTIAKI
- a CDS encoding DUF6326 family protein, with the protein product MKSKTLKDMLENPKVNIKIKLAALWASATFCYLYGDYFELYTPGKINSLLTGENILDSPTKLLLASMILATSSVMVALSILLKPKINRILNIVFGILFTTMMLFIGFNSNTEWYSFYVFLAFLESIITALIVWYAWKWPKEKQIL
- a CDS encoding 3'-5' exonuclease gives rise to the protein MPDKIHLENILFLDIETVPEKSAFDQLDDTTKELWAHKSQYQRKDEITAEDFYERAGIWAEFGKIICISVGYFIIQGDRRSFRITTFYGEENKLLQDFKDLLDEHFNHAKHVLCAHNGKEFDFPYIARRMIIHGISLPQKLDLFGKKPWEVPHIDTMELWKFGDYKHYTSLKLMAHVLGIPSPKEDIDGSMVRVVYYEQNDLNRIITYCELDVLTTAQVYLRLRNQPVLKDDEVKKVAK